The Oncorhynchus mykiss isolate Arlee chromosome 30, USDA_OmykA_1.1, whole genome shotgun sequence genome includes a window with the following:
- the LOC110521781 gene encoding aldo-keto reductase family 1 member A1-B isoform X2: MAVAGKNDFAVLNTGRKMPLLGLGTWKSEPGKVKQAVVWALQAGYRHIDCAAIYGNEVEIGEALQETLGPDKALRREDVFITSKLWNTQHHPEDVEPALLKTLKELRLEYLDLYLIHWPYAFQQGDAPFPKSEDGTLLYDDIDYKLTWAAMEKLVGKGMIRAIGLSNFNSRQIDDVLSVANIKPTVLQVESHPYLAQVLLLQHCRDRGLVMTAYSPLGSPDRAWKHPDEPVLLDEPAIGTLAKKYNKSPAQIIIRWQTQRGVVTIPKSVTEARIKENIQVFDFTLAAEEMKCITALNKGWRYIVPTITVDGKPVPRDAGHPHYPFIDPY; this comes from the exons ATGGCAGTGGCAGGTAAAAATGACTTTGCAGTTCTCAACACCGGGCGGAAAATGCCTCTCCTCGGTCTAGGAACATGGAAGAGCGAACCTGGCAAG GTAAAACAGGCAGTGGTTTGGGCTTTGCAGGCTGGCTACCGTCACATCGACTGTGCTGCCATCTATGGCAACGAGGTGGAAATTGGCGAGGCTCTGCAGGAGACACTTGGCCCTGACAAA GCCCTGAGGCGAGAGGATGTGTTTATCACCTCTAAGCTGTGGAACACACAGCATCACCCAGAGGATGTTGAGCCCGCTCTGCTTAAGACACTGAAGGAGCTGAGGCTGGAGTACCTGGATCTCTACCTCATCCACTGGCCCTACGCTTTCCA ACAAGGTGACGCTCCTTTCCCTAAGTCAGAGGACGGCACCCTGCTGTATGACGACATCGACTACAAGCTGACTTGGGCTGCCATGGAGAAGCTGGTGGGAAAGGGCATGATCAGGGCTATCGGCCTGTCCAACTTCAACAGCAGACAGATAGACGACGTGCTGTCTGTAGCCAACATCAAACCCACTGTGCTTCAG GTGGAAAGCCATCCGTATCTGGCTCAGGTGTTGTTGCTGCAACACTGCCGGGACAGGGGCCTGGTGATGACAGCGTACAGCCCACTGGGGTCACCGGATCGGGCATGGAAGCATCCTGACGAGCCCGTCCTCCTGGATGAACCAGCCATCGGCACCTTGGCCAAGAAGTACAACAAGTCCCCAGCACAAATTATCATTAG ATGGCAGACGCAGCGAGGAGTGGTGACGATCCCTAAAAGTGTGACAGAGGCTCGGATCAAAGAGAATATCCAG GTGTTTGACTTTACCCTTGCAGCAGAAGAGATGAAGTGTATAACAGCATTGAACAAAGGCTGGCGCTACATTGTACCAACCATCACA GTTGATGGGAAGCCCGTCCCCAGGGATGCAGGACATCCACACTACCCCTTCATTGACCCCTACTGA
- the LOC110521781 gene encoding aldo-keto reductase family 1 member A1-B isoform X1: MIKEIHYVKRNVGEGNVSEMKSKTFGLLIPVFMVIARCSAIACPFVGGLPNNWHCKSDRPQQLYSCPPYLVYCKLIADRPCLTAAGFRLHTLIFKSHHVYWVHMAVAGKNDFAVLNTGRKMPLLGLGTWKSEPGKVKQAVVWALQAGYRHIDCAAIYGNEVEIGEALQETLGPDKALRREDVFITSKLWNTQHHPEDVEPALLKTLKELRLEYLDLYLIHWPYAFQQGDAPFPKSEDGTLLYDDIDYKLTWAAMEKLVGKGMIRAIGLSNFNSRQIDDVLSVANIKPTVLQVESHPYLAQVLLLQHCRDRGLVMTAYSPLGSPDRAWKHPDEPVLLDEPAIGTLAKKYNKSPAQIIIRWQTQRGVVTIPKSVTEARIKENIQVFDFTLAAEEMKCITALNKGWRYIVPTITVDGKPVPRDAGHPHYPFIDPY, encoded by the exons ATGATTAAAGAGATACATTACGTTAAACGTAATGTAGGCGAAGGGAATGTCAGTGAAATGAAATCGAAAACATTTGGGTTGCTTATTCCAGTATTCATGGTTATTGCACGATGCAGTGCCATTGCGTGTCCGTTTGTTGGAGGATTGCCTAATAACTGGCATTGTAAATCTGACAGACCGCAACAGTTATACAGTTGTCCACCCTACCTCGTTTATTGCAAGTTGATTGCAGACAGGCCTTGTTTAACTGCAGCCGGCTTCCGATTGCACACCTTGATTTTTAAGAGTCACCATGTCTACTGG GTACACATGGCAGTGGCAGGTAAAAATGACTTTGCAGTTCTCAACACCGGGCGGAAAATGCCTCTCCTCGGTCTAGGAACATGGAAGAGCGAACCTGGCAAG GTAAAACAGGCAGTGGTTTGGGCTTTGCAGGCTGGCTACCGTCACATCGACTGTGCTGCCATCTATGGCAACGAGGTGGAAATTGGCGAGGCTCTGCAGGAGACACTTGGCCCTGACAAA GCCCTGAGGCGAGAGGATGTGTTTATCACCTCTAAGCTGTGGAACACACAGCATCACCCAGAGGATGTTGAGCCCGCTCTGCTTAAGACACTGAAGGAGCTGAGGCTGGAGTACCTGGATCTCTACCTCATCCACTGGCCCTACGCTTTCCA ACAAGGTGACGCTCCTTTCCCTAAGTCAGAGGACGGCACCCTGCTGTATGACGACATCGACTACAAGCTGACTTGGGCTGCCATGGAGAAGCTGGTGGGAAAGGGCATGATCAGGGCTATCGGCCTGTCCAACTTCAACAGCAGACAGATAGACGACGTGCTGTCTGTAGCCAACATCAAACCCACTGTGCTTCAG GTGGAAAGCCATCCGTATCTGGCTCAGGTGTTGTTGCTGCAACACTGCCGGGACAGGGGCCTGGTGATGACAGCGTACAGCCCACTGGGGTCACCGGATCGGGCATGGAAGCATCCTGACGAGCCCGTCCTCCTGGATGAACCAGCCATCGGCACCTTGGCCAAGAAGTACAACAAGTCCCCAGCACAAATTATCATTAG ATGGCAGACGCAGCGAGGAGTGGTGACGATCCCTAAAAGTGTGACAGAGGCTCGGATCAAAGAGAATATCCAG GTGTTTGACTTTACCCTTGCAGCAGAAGAGATGAAGTGTATAACAGCATTGAACAAAGGCTGGCGCTACATTGTACCAACCATCACA GTTGATGGGAAGCCCGTCCCCAGGGATGCAGGACATCCACACTACCCCTTCATTGACCCCTACTGA